CCATTTTCTTGCAAAGCTCAGCCTCTCTTTTCTGCTTTCTCTTGGCCGCAACCTGTTTCCATTTCTTCTCCATTTCCgccaattttttttcatgCTCCTgctttttgcatttttcagcctgttttttcttttctttttgctCGCATATTTTCTTACAGTTTATAAGTTCCGCTTCCCTTTTCTCGTCCTTGGCCTTCTCAGCAGCTTCTAATTTGACCATTTCCGCCTCAATCATCTTGCGCTTTTCCTCTTCTTTCTTCTTGTAATTCTCAGCCTCCTCTTTGTTTTTCTTGCAGATTTGGTCAAATTCTTCCCCGCTTTTTTTCTCGTCTGCTAGCTTGCATTTCTCAGCTTCCTGTTTCCTTTTCTGTTCTTGAGCTAATTTGCAACACTTTTCAGATTCTTCTTTTCGTTTTCGCTCTATCTCCATCTGAATGCATTTCGCAATCTCATCGTCTTTCTTGGGACATTCTTTTTTCGGGCACACGGATGGCTTTTCTTCGGATTTCTTACATTTTTCGGCCAGTTGCTTCTTCTTGCACTCCTCCGCCTCGCGCATTTTCCGGCATTCTTCCGCCAGCTTCTGCTTTTTACAGGCCTCCTTTTCAGCCCTCTCATTGCAGCGCTGTTCCAAGGCCAATTTTCGGCATCGCTCCTCCTGATCCCGCTCCTCTTTGGTCTGCTGACGGATGGTGAAGAGACGGAAAGTGATCTTCTCCGCAGACATGGCATTAACCAACACTACCGATCCCTTTTGGCCCGGCTCAAGAATGTCCATCTTGCCCATCAGCTTTAGGCCCGACTGCATGATGCGTCGAAAGTTCAGGCTCCCAATGACCATCTCCTCGACAAGCAGTGGGTAAATGCCCCGAAAGAGCAGGGATTGGGCCGCCTCGGACTGGCATCCTGTGAGCATAACTATGGGACACGGCGGCCTCATGTGACTGACCATCTGGGCCACCATGGCGCACGGACTGGCCACCACGATTGCCCTGGCCTGACCCACCGTGGCCGCCTCCGCGATGGCTGTGGTCACCGCCGAAATGTGGTCGGCGGCACTCGTCCGAATTTCCCTCTTAAGGCTGTTTTGCAGGTTCTCGTACCATAAGACCGCCTCGACCTTGGCACAGATCCTGGCCATGGTCAGGACGCACTCCACCGGATACTTGCCCTTGGCGGTCTCACCCGATAACATAACAGCATCACATCCATCGAAGATCGCATTGGCCACATCCGAGGCTTCGGCACGTGTGGGTCGTGGCTTCGCCGTCATCGACTCCATCATCTGGGTGGCGCAGATCACGGGCTTGCCGACCTTGTTGCACTTGGCCACGATGCATTTCTGGGCCAGCGGAACATCCTCTGTGGGAATTTCAATGCCCATATCACCTCGGGCCACCATTATGCCATCGGATTCTCGGATAATTTCATCTATGTTAATAAGGCCTTGATGGTTTTCGATCTTGGAGATGACCTTAATGTTATCACCCGCCGGTCCAAGGGCCTGACGAATTTCTTTCAGGGCCTTTCCGTCGCGAATGAATGACGCgaagatcatgtccaccttcTGCTCCGCCCCGAACTTGAGATCCTGCTTATCCTTCTCGGTTACTCCGGGCAGATCCACCGCAATGCCTGGCAAATTGATTCCCTTGTGAGAGCCCAGCTTACCACCGTTCTCCACTTGGCAGACAACCTCATCCCCTTTGGATTCCTTAACCAAAAGGGCGATCAGTCCGTCGTCCACAAAGATCCGGTTTCCGGGTTTCACAAGCTCTGGTAATCGCTGATAGTCCACGTAGATGGTCTCCTTGGTGGACTTATCTGCCAGTTCCTTCTTGGTGCTTAAAGTGACCTTGTCCCCGGGCTTCAGCTCGACCTCGGCGGTGTCACTGCCACCGGCCAGCTTGCCCGTCCGAATCTCTGGACCCTTGGTATCCAGAGCAATGGCCACCGTCCTGGGCAGACCCGTTTGCTCCACGTACATGGCAATGGCCTTTCGAGCCGCCTGAATCGTCTGGCAGTGGTACTCATGGGTGCCGTGAGAGAAGTTCATACGCACCACCCGCATCCCCGCCCGGATGAGCTCCAGGAGCACTTCCGGACAGTTGGATGAGGGCCCAATGGTGCATATGATGCCGCTGAGGGGAACACTCAGTGCAGGTGCCTGGTACTGCAGCCGCGACTGGTAATCCAACTGGGAGGCAAAGGGTCCGCGGTCTAGCCGGAACTTCAGCGGTTCCTAGCGGGGATTGGTTAGTAGATGCCCTAAGACCCAGCCGCCACCCACTTACCTTCTTCTTTTTGCAATTGCTCGCATAGCAGCGATATCTTAGGCTCGATAGGGAACATACAGGCGGTCTTGCCCTCAGGCAAGCAATTCCTGCGTACGgatgaattttgaaaaatttttgaGAAACCGAAACCAAAAGAATCTAAAATGTTCTGTCAAAGCGTAAAAAGTCATACATTTCTAATAACTGAACGATTAAACTTCAAACTTATGACTCAAGATGAGTAAGTTCTTAACTTCCAACACAGTTCTTTAAATAATATGTATATAAGATTATCTGAATATCCTTGTAAATAAAATTCCACTTAAGTttccatacatacataaatacagTGATGACTTTATTATACTTTTCGAAGAAATCTGTATTATTCAACAATGGTATATTATATTTGTGTGTCTGTTTGAGGCCCGGGCAGGCCTTCGGCGCTTTTGACAGCGGGTCTAGCAGCCTCCTGCAGTTTCCAATATTCCGAATATTgtgtaattaataaattaacttGGTTATTAACAGTAATCAACGCGACGCCCGCGGCAGCTGCGACGCATCCAGGTACTTCCTGAGCGATACAATTTATTCGACGGTGCTGGgtagaaaaaaacaatatactgGATTAGTATGAGGTTTCTTACAAATCTTACACAAAAGTAAAACCATTAAGCTGTATAATAATGTCAATAATTCTTTGATCCTTAGCCCCTCAAAATTTATAAGCCATAATCCCAAGACCACCTTCTTAGGTTCATAGTAAAATAGAAACTTACACAATGCGGATGGTGTTGGTGAAGCCGGAGCCCTGCTTCCAGCCGGTAACCACAACGACGGAATCGCCGGTCTTGATGAAGCCGTTCTTCTTGCCCACCTGCAGGCCGAACTGGACGCGCACATCGACATCCTTCAGCCAGTCATTAAGAGCGGGTTCTGTGAGCACAAGATGGTTGGAATAGAATGTTTGCATCTGAATGAATGATGGGAAACTCACCCTTGTAGATCAGTGGCACCAGGCCACGGTAGAGATGGGCCTGACGGGCGGTCTGGGGGAAACGGGTGACCGCGATGATGGGGCAGCGTGGGCGGTACTTGCTCACCTGGAAGGCCGACTTGCCGCTGGTGGTGATCACCACGATGGCGGCGGCCTTGGCCTTGGTGGCGGC
This region of Drosophila subpulchrella strain 33 F10 #4 breed RU33 unplaced genomic scaffold, RU_Dsub_v1.1 Primary Assembly Seq354, whole genome shotgun sequence genomic DNA includes:
- the LOC119560370 gene encoding pyruvate kinase, whose product is MRVVRMNFSHGTHEYHCQTIQAARKAIAMYVEQTGLPRTVAIALDTKGPEIRTGKLAGGSDTAEVELKPGDKVTLSTKKELADKSTKETIYVDYQRLPELVKPGNRIFVDDGLIALLVKESKGDEVVCQVENGGKLGSHKGINLPGIAVDLPGVTEKDKQDLKFGAEQKVDMIFASFIRDGKALKEIRQALGPAGDNIKVISKIENHQGLINIDEIIRESDGIMVARGDMGIEIPTEDVPLAQKCIVAKCNKVGKPVICATQMMESMTAKPRPTRAEASDVANAIFDGCDAVMLSGETAKGKYPVECVLTMARICAKVEAVLWYENLQNSLKREIRTSAADHISAVTTAIAEAATVGQARAIVVASPCAMVAQMVSHMRPPCPIVMLTGCQSEAAQSLLFRGIYPLLVEEMVIGSLNFRRIMQSGLKLMGKMDILEPGQKGSVVLVNAMSAEKITFRLFTIRQQTKEERDQEERCRKLALEQRCNERAEKEACKKQKLAEECRKMREAEECKKKQLAEKCKKSEEKPSVCPKKECPKKDDEIAKCIQMEIERKRKEESEKCCKLAQEQKRKQEAEKCKLADEKKSGEEFDQICKKNKEEAENYKKKEEEKRKMIEAEMVKLEAAEKAKDEKREAELINCKKICEQKEKKKQAEKCKKQEHEKKLAEMEKKWKQVAAKRKQKREAELCKKMAEEKVLKSVCKKLKESLTDPDKSSKGKK